The Arachis ipaensis cultivar K30076 chromosome B03, Araip1.1, whole genome shotgun sequence region AAACGATTGTGCCATAAAGTTGGAGTGCACAAATTTATTTGTTTAGAAAGGAAAACAGACTTAGAGACATTTGATTGAAGGTTTGGTAATAAGATATTGGATGGGAGTTCTGCTCTCAAGATATAGAGTCTTTAATGTAATTTAGCCTTTCCAATCCTTTTCGATAAGTTGCTACAGTAAATTGTGAAGAAGTTAGACCTAATGGTAATGGTGAGTGATGTATTGGACAGAAATGatgaaacaaaaagttaattgACACAAAATTCAAGCACATATAACACATTTTGCAAGGTAATATTAGAGTTGAGAGTGAGTGTTCCAATTAAGTTGGCATGAAAAACGGTACCATTTGGTAGAGAAACTGAAAATCTTTGTGTTGTGTGAATAGATGGAAAAATAGAAAGATCATATAGTATATGTATGGTAGCACCACTATCCAGGATCCAAGAATCTTTGGAGAAATTTGACCTTGAGACTAAGATGTTAAGGATTATACTTGCTAGATTGGAGACATCAGTGGCACCATTTGAGAAAACTTCATGAATTTGCTTATTATTGAGAAAGTTCAATAGGTGTTGAATTTGTGATGATGAGGTCaggttgagagagagagagagataactCTTGGTTTGGTTGAGGTGATTGAGTAGTGACCACATGATGTGCTGACTATTTGGATATTCTCCGTCTTTCATAATTGGAAAAAAAATCCATGAATATTATAATACTTGTTAATTGAGTGTCCAAGAATTTCACAGTGTGGACAAAGGGGTCGATCCTTCTTCGGTGTGCCTCTACCACGACCATTAGATGCATAAGGATTCTTATTTTTTGTGAAGAAAGCAACTTGGTTCTAACTTGAGTGTGCACTTGTACCAGTAGATCTATGCTTTTTCTCTTGAGTAATGAGGGATAGTACATTGTTAATGGCTGGTAGGGATTCCATAAGCAAAATTTGGCCACGAGAAATATTTGTCTAATCCCATGAAAAAGCAATGCACATATTCATATTGGAGGAACTCTCGCATTGCCTGAGTATCTCCACAGTTGCACTGAATTGGCCTGTGGGTGTTCAGTTCTTCCCAAAGAACTTTGATTCGAGTGAAATACTGAAAAATGTTCATGGTGCCTTGATGCAGATTCATTAGCTCGTGCTTCAATTCAAATATACGAGGACCATTACCATGCTGGAAGCATTCCTTCAAGTCATTCCATAATTCAACAGTTGAATCGGTGTATACAAGAGAAGTGGCGATCCCTTTAGAGACCGAGTTCAAGATCTAAGTACTGACAACATCGTTCACACATTGCCAGTTCTCAAATTTCTCTGGCTCAGTGGTTGAATTTGGAGGAGGAAACGAACCAGTGATGAACCTAAGCTTGCACTTGGCATTCAAGGCTTTACGCATGGCATGACTCCAGGTATGATAATTGTCCTCAGCGAGTTGTTGAGTGACGAAAATCAATCCTGATTGATCCGCGAGTGAAAGATTGTAAGGATCGATCACCATAGGAGAGTTGGAAGAAATTCTCCAAGATGCAGGAGAAAATGACACGGGTTGAGCCATGGTGAAGCAAGCAAGAAAAAATAAATCTTCTTTTCTCGTTGATCGAAAATGATGCTGCTACCAATAGTAAAATATGTGGAATATATCAAATCTCATCAATCTCTTTTGGATGAGCTTAGAAAAGAGAAGGATAAAGGAGATTCAGAGAGAATAAAGGAGGAAAGAGAGAGGTAGTTGCGGAAGGTTCAAGAAGATAGAGGAAGGTTCAAGAAGATagaggaaaaaaaagaagagagaaatttGANNNNNNNNNNNNNNNNNNNNNNNNNNNNNNNNNNNNNNNNNNNNNNNNNNNNNNNNNNNNNNNNNNNNNNNNNNNNNNNNNNNNNNNNNNNNNNNNNNNNNNNNNTAAGCTAACAGTCCTAAAATATAATCCAGGGATAACaacatttaataaaataaaataaaataaaaaatcaagaaCATTTTCAACGGtagtttcaatttcaattttgttttagATTCTATAAGATGAAAAAATATTTAAGGGACTATTTTTTATAAACAATGAtagtgatttaaaattaaaagtgaaagttGTCCCTCTAATGTTTAATCTTAATTCAAttagaattttatattatttttgttacgGTCCAACCCAGCTGGCCTCATGACCGACCCGAGTTCATCGGATCGGGCACCCGATCTACGGGGCGCCCCACGCCCAGACCCAGGCCGAGGAATCTATCCTCTTCACAGCCAGCTTACCTGGCGACAGCTGGAGGGGGAGGAAACTTCGAGGAAGGTGGGTGTACCCTTgaggggcccacctctgacaagGTATATATGGAGAGGGTCCTActcctcccccaaggtacgtcatcaTATCTTTACTCACCGCTACCTGCATACTTCCTGACTTGGACGtcggagtgtcattgcaggtggCTCCCCCTATATTACACGAAGAGTTCAGGAGGTCGTCCGCTCACGCATCACTCACACCAGACTCAGGTCCAAGCTCACCCCCACCAATTCCCAGGGATCTATCCCGACCCGTCCAAAACCCCGAGGTACCGAACATTGGCACCGTCTGTGGGACTTGCTGACATGGACTTCATTCTGGGTACTATGGCGGTGGACGACGGAGGCGATCCCCGCGGGTAGGAAGGCAGGGTGGCCACTGGGCTCCCACTCGTGAGCGCATCAGATCCCCCCCGCGGCAACCCGAGAGACGACCCTTTGGAGGAATGGGTAGCGATAGCGCCAGAATAATACAAGACCTGCGCTACAGGGTGCAAAACCTGGAGCGAGAGGTGGCTAGTAGGGAGCGTCATCAGCTTACTCCTAGTCAAGAGCGCTCCCGATCTcctcaaagaagagaaagaagtctccaacgaagtcACTCTAGGCGCACTCCGAGCCCCCGGACAAAGTCAGAAAGCCAGGAAAGTAAGGAAGTGCCCCGGAGACAAACAGATCCTGTGATTTACTCCCGGTCACCGACAAGAGATACCGTAGAACGAGAAAGCAGCAGGGAGCAAAGGAGGAGAAGCTGACCATGTAAGACCCaagaattttgaaaagttttattttaaatcaatctcaaatcatatatttatttatagttttaattttagaaattatttttattaaagataataagaattttatatgatttgattttagatgatttatatttatatcatttaatactttaagttaaagataaagaaaattaattatattatatctaaTCCTTTAATTAGAATATTTCAtcaaaattaatttgtaaatttatgattaaataatattttctttaaagatgattttgttgaattaaaattggttttcaatTACTCTACTACCCCTAATTTTAGTAAAATGACCAAactgcccctaaccctaattctaTCCTCACCGCCTCTCTTTCCTCTTCACATGCGCAGCCCCCAACCCTCCTCTCCTTACTCTTTCTGCCTTCAAACCATTCACACACACAAAACAAAAGCATTCACATACATGGAGGAGAGATCTGGGAGGGGAGATGAGTCGCCGGTAGGGTGTGGGACGCCGTCATGCCGTCGTCGAGTTGGAGGGAGGAGCCGTCGCCGCCGCCGCTGCTGACAGAGGAGAGAGGAGatctgagagagaaggagagtgtCGCGAGGAAGCCGCCGCATCGCGTTTCCGTTTGCGCCAGCTCCGAGGAGGACCGCGCGAGAAGGATCGCCGTTTTGCGCCGCCACTGTGGCTCTTGTCGCCGCCAGACCTGTCGCCGTCGCCACAAACTTCCACCACCGTCGAGGTTGTCGCGAGTCCCGTCGCCGTCATCATCACAAATGGTGTCGCTGTTGTGATCGAACCCAGCCGCCACCGTTGCAAGCTCCGTCGCCACTGTTGGAGGTGGGTTGCCAAGCCGGTGTCGCCGGAAAATGGCGTTGCCGTAGCTGAGGTCCATTGCCGTTGCCATCGCTGAGCTTCTGGCCGCCGGGAACGGTGCTGGGGCTGCTGGAACCTTGGTTTGAGTCGCTGCCGTTAGTCACCGATAGAGGTATCTCTGCTGCCTCTATTTTGCTTTAGGTCCTTCGCTTCCTTAAACTTGTTctgcttttacttttactctGCTTTTATCCTATTTTCTGCTACTATTAGGTTGAGTATTGACGCTGGTGTTTTCGCGGGGTTGCTGAAGCTGCTGCTAGTTCTGATTTTGTTATCTTGGTACAAATGGTACTGGTCTGATCTTTCGCTTAGGTTTGGTCAATTCGTATGTCCTGTTTTATCACTGCCATGGTTTCCATGTTCTGGTTTTAATTCTAGTCCTTACTTGGTCTTGATTTCCCATGTTGTAATTGCTTTTAATTCCTATCCAATTTGAATCTTTCATTTTGCTGCAACCATGGCCACTGCCGTTCTAGTTGCAGTGAGAGTCGTAGCTGCTGCAGAATAAGGTGAAAAGAGGGTTTATCGCATTAAAATCGCTGCGAGTTTGATTCTTTGAGGTaaggggtttttcttaaaatctattttatattacagagttgttataaatagatattgacgcagaaagatatatttttgtgattatatttgtcttgtgaATGTGATGGTTTGTTAGACTGAATTATTGGTttcttgattgcttgagtgaagTACGGTGGTTGATAAGAAAtgggtttgaaaagttatttacttaattattataaaaagtggtttttcttggtttggagttaaagcggtttgattttgagtcgttctgattttataaatgatttaatactTGAGctggttgattttaaaaagagttttattttgGAATTGGTCTAATTTGagaataatttgatattggaattggttCAACTCTGGAAAAtgtttggaatttggaaatggctGAGAAAAGGTTTGAGAGATGTTTGggtgggacccgaaaagggtggcagtgtccgagttttagaggagatgctgccgaaattttataaaattgaaagtTTTGCCTGAAATgatgatttaaaaagatttagtttttgaacgttatatgttttaagattgatttatttagaaaagaaagaattatgttttgaattgagattgttgATTAACGGAAAGGAGGATGATGAGGgttgatttgaaatatgatttttgaatgaatttggaaatgggatatggattgacgaatgatgatgatattgagaatggcttagttgttgatgaatgatgaatgaattatttatatggcttattaATTTGAAacatctgagatacgaggttccctggattaagtgccgtggcttgccaccacgtgtaccaggttgaaaactcgatactctgttgaccctacaacgtaagtgtgaccgggcactatataaattcccgggaatgatacccccattgagtaatattgattatttgagaaaaagctatgcatagactcttggggatgcacgtcgggggacggtctaaggacaattcagacttgtcgggttggctggataaccgacagatgagcctcatcagccataggccaggcatgcatcatatgcatttatatgctttgcttgggtttgaacttgttttggtttgcctaattgctaaactgttcttaactgctacttgaactatttgctgtaactgctacctacttgtgctttccttgtctgtcttgtcTGTGTTTGTTCTGGCATGCTACATTTGAGAGTGAACTTgaatgctgaattaatgattgtgttgtttgattgcgtggttgatttctgattgagattttcttataagaaaggaaagattttggatttctgaaagattaaacgtttctttgaaaaggttttgaacgattaccttctggtttttaaaagattcataaggcaatgataatcactgagcttgaaaacagttttcttattaaatatcttcttatgataaCTTTGAAActgcgtggtgagaccgtgtggttaggttctcaccccctacagctttaccttttcaggaaccggatgaagaagcattaagaagagatatactgcgtttggtttataagatgttgtattaattagattattttcttccctcgtctttgttattacgagtttgtaagagggataggaattgtatgtttt contains the following coding sequences:
- the LOC110269434 gene encoding uncharacterized protein LOC110269434, which produces MAQPVSFSPASWRISSNSPMVIDPYNLSLADQSGLIFVTQQLAEDNYHTWSHAMRKALNAKCKLRFITGSFPPPNSTTEPEKFENWQCVNDVECFQHGNGPRIFELKHELMNLHQGTMNIFQYFTRIKVLWEELNTHRPIQCNCGDTQAMREFLQYEYVHCFFMGLDKYFSWPNFAYGIPTSH